In a single window of the Coffea eugenioides isolate CCC68of chromosome 3, Ceug_1.0, whole genome shotgun sequence genome:
- the LOC113766480 gene encoding probable carboxylesterase 16, with protein MGPLHGHPLLLCNAYYTHHSDDACNSNGVATKDIHIDPLTSLAPRIFLPDSCHDFAFKSQSIKSRAKDIRSFDYSDPRSDPNQLLLRRNSYGSANGVTTTTPTVTIRNQNHRRNSYGCSSDDVNLKSDSGIYGGYNLGNKNCQKLPVMLQFHDGGFVSGSNALVANDLFCRRIAKACDVIVLAVGYRLALENRYPAAFEDGLKVLHWLAKQATTPLL; from the exons ATGGGTCCATTACACGGCCACCCATTGTTGTTGTGTAATGCCTATTACACGCATCATTCTGATGATGCGTGTAATAG CAACGGAGTTGCTACCAAGGACATCCACATCGACCCCTTGACCTCTCTCGCCCCTCGAATCTTTCTTCCTGACTCCTGCCACGATTTTGCTTTCAAGTCCCAATCCATCAAATCAAGGGCTAAGGATATTCGATCATTCGATTATTCTGATCCCAGATCCGATCCGAACCAACTTCTTCTCCGGCGAAACAGCTATGGCTCTGCCAATGGAGTCACTACCACGACGCCGACAGTGACCATCCGGAATCAAAATCATCGGAGAAATAGCTATGGCTGTAGCAGTGACGATGTCAATTTGAAATCGGATAGTGGGATTTACGGAGGATATaatcttggaaacaaaaattgtcaaaaattgcCCGTCATGTTGCAGTTTCACGATGGAGGGTTCGTGAGTGGGAGCAATGCTTTGGTGGCGAATGATTTGTTTTGCAGGCGGATTGCCAAGGCGTGTGATGTCATTGTGTTGGCTGTTGGTTACAGGTTAGCCCTTGAGAATCGGTATCCGGCTGCATTCGAGGATGGGTTGAAGGTGCTGCATTGGTTGGCTAAACAGGCCACCACCCCTCTACTGTGA